In Labrys monachus, the genomic stretch CCGGGTTCGGCCGCGGTCGCCGCGAAAATGGACCCGCTCGCCAAGGGCCAGATCGCCGCGCTCAATGTCAGCGCCGCACCGCAGCCTCTGCCGCCGATCAGCTTTCAGCGGGCGGACGGCACCAGCATGTCGCTCGCCGATTTCAAGGGGCGCACGGTGCTCCTCAATCTGTGGGCGACGTGGTGCGTGCCCTGCCGGCGCGAGATGCCGGCGCTCAACAAGCTGGAGGGCGATCTCGGCGGCAAGGATTTCGAGGTCGTCGCCGTCAATATCGATACCCGCAATGCGGACAGGGTCGCCGCCTTCCTCGATGACAACAAGATCGACAGGCTCGCCCGTTACGCCGATCCCTCGACCGGCATCCTGCAGAGCCTGAAGGACGAAGGCCTCGGCCAGGGCCTGCCGACCTCGGTGGTGATCGACCGCCAGGGCTGCCGCCTCGCCGCAATGGCCGGGCCCGCCGAATGGG encodes the following:
- the tlpA gene encoding thiol:disulfide interchange protein TlpA; translation: MDENTRDETPRDEATEARPPRKSSARWMIGAAVVAGVVAGVAAIYGTKDGSRNQESAACPGSAAVAAKMDPLAKGQIAALNVSAAPQPLPPISFQRADGTSMSLADFKGRTVLLNLWATWCVPCRREMPALNKLEGDLGGKDFEVVAVNIDTRNADRVAAFLDDNKIDRLARYADPSTGILQSLKDEGLGQGLPTSVVIDRQGCRLAAMAGPAEWASDEAKAVIKAATGL